The genomic stretch CTAGTCTCGCATGGCAAAACATGCCTTTTAATGACGTATGGGTCAGATATATGCGACCTCACCGTTGAGACAGCAGTAGCtcggatacatatcggatttatatctacattaCGAGTGAGGCctgagttgcatttgaaaaaatctgacttgtactgttcacactgacatgaaaaaaaacagatactggtcacatatgagcaaaaaaatcataattggCCTGCATTGTGAACATAGCCATGGATGAGGCCAAGGTTGACACTTAAGATGAAGAGGCCCAACAGGTCGGTTATTAATGTCCGTAACTGTTTATCATTTTATCAACTATAGTTCCTCCTAAATGCCACTAGCATAGAATGTGAAATGCCCTCTACATACAAATGCAACATTCATGAAGTATTAAAATTtgcatgttaaaaataatgcctTTTATGTGAGTTAGAGGTACTTTCTTCAGGGactattttgtcaaaaatgtaaatagttacAGACTATACAATTGCCAATTACAACAGCAACTCATTATTTACTCTGATTTTTGGACTGTAAAGCGCGCCGATATATAAATttaaagaccaaaaaaagatttgtacatacaataTATCCACACCAGTTCATAAGCTGCACACgagatatttagtgcacagaaagatgttacacagaaagatttttttcacttttgattaaataaatgcttttttccaaacagtgcattTACTACAGCTAGTTCAACAGTGCCAAACAGTAAGTGgaagatgactagttaaacagtactCTGCCAGAAAAGTCAATCATTGCCGTCCTCTACcgcctcctcctgggaactaaaacaaCTCAAGTCGTCTTGacaagcatcacaattgaacagcctcataattccttcgtcacacactttgtcagtctctctctctctttcgttgtcgctcttCGTTGTCATGTCTTACTCTATCCAGCCTTTCATAACTTGTTGGCGAAGTGGCGGTTTgagtagtccaaacagaagctgtagtaattgaCAATATTTGGGTTAAGGTGAATATTCTGGTTTGttaaacattcggaataacccgttgAAAAAACAcgtgaaaaaacaaataaaaaacccGGACATGTTTCGATGCACGGTAAACGTCATGACACAATGCTCATCATTTCTTCTTCctgtataaaaaacaacaacaacaccagcaCGGGCAATAATGAACGCCTTAGTTTGccttttggtgctggtactgacccaccaccagtacttgacactattctgtctcactttcttcattaatggaaggcacGAACGTGAAGatataggaaatggagccggagctgtgccatccacatccatgctataTTCCCAGAGCccccccggacacttttgaagatgtgttcgtacaaaccctgctttgcGTAGCCTCTTGCttaccttctgatagattttgttattgcggtactttctaccgtcaataaaagacatactgtaatgttactgtcTTCTACtacactaacgaggtggcttgtttccctctcgctccaaaagtgtggggttttgcgtgtcatcatgtttacaagtagttcctgccaaagacacaagattcctttcgaatagaacatgcgcagaacacaaattactGTTCCTTTCGACCGGGATATCccgaaaaggagtaacccaggggtaatattcaggtttttaaaaaccacAATATGAGCATATTtcgttttttcaaaagggttattggtgtttacatggccgtgtacaaccgggttattgctaatattccggttcTGATAGatttatttgactgcatgtaaacatactcagtgtacacttgatcaaacttacttaagatgtgtcagagatccATGCATAAGAcgtcaaaacgtgatattagcttccacttcactcgtccacgtcactacttcctgaagctgcactctaagcatcatggggaATGTAGTTttcagccataaattagccgcagtGTTCAATGcatgaaaaaagtagtggcttatacactggaaattacagtaatatttTAGTAACAAACCTTTAAATGTAATTGCAAACTGAATTTGCGTAAGTATTACTTATTAGTAGTAAAACCTTAAAACAATTGAGCAACGATGGTTGTCTTTTTGGTATATTGTCATCGTTATTATTAACCTCTTTGACTAATCATCACTAGCGGTATAGAACCAAATTCTGGGAATTTTTCTGCACAGACATAACTCAGTCAGTACCAAAATAACTATTGTGAGTTAATAACTCACTGACTCTTCATTTGAAACCATTTGCTAAATCTTGTAAATGTCGACAAAATAGAAGTGCATTCGCCTTAATggtggtctgtgtgtgtgtgtctgtgtatgtgtgtgtgcgtgtgtttgtgtgtgtcctccAGATCCAATATCTGATCACCGATTCGGCGGGACACAAGCTTTTGATCTTGAGTGGTCATAGCTCGGATCACGGAGGCCTTCTTCTTCAAACAGGGGTTTTCACCTACGAGACCTTTGCGAGTATCATTGCTGATCCTGCGGTGAGTCACATCTTCTCTCCTGTTCCACTTAGCAATAATATGATGGATCACTGTACGGTAAAACCTGCGAGTGGCTTTAAGAAAGAGAATTTTGACCAGCACAGTGCCTATTGGAAGTTCTTATGGACGTGGCAGATGTAATCAATACCCTCTAGCTATGTAGTTGTGTTGCTTCATGGTCTGTCTTGACCTGAAAGCAAACATACTTGTTCTATGGCTGCCAGAAGCTTACAGTTCTTGGTTTGTTCCTGATCAGGTCAGTGAGATACTTGGCCCATCAATCCCCAAGCAGCAGGCTACACTTACTGTGTCCTGCCACGGGGAGGTGGGCTGGAGCTCCCTGGGACAGCAACAGACCCTGCGAGAGTTCCTCCAATATAAACTAAACCCTGAGCTTGTAGTCCCCAAGATGGAGGGGGTCACCGAGTTCACAGAGTACATCTCTGCAACGGTTGACGTTCCTTCACCTTTTGACCTTCTGGAGCCACCAACATCGGGCGGCTTCCTGAAACTGTCCAAACCATGCTGCTACATCTTTCCTGGTGGACGTGGAGACTCTGCACTCTTCGCCGTGAACGGCTTCAACATCTTAGTGGACGGTGGCTCAGAGCGGAAATCCTGCTTCTGGAAGCTCGTCCGTCACCTGGACCGCATCGACTCCATTTTGCTCACACACATCGGCGCTGACAATCTCCCAGGGATCAATGGGATCCTGCAGAGAAAGATAGCGgaacaggaggaggagaaatcTCAAGGCTCCACCAACTATAGTACATGGATCAAGAACCTGATCTCTCCAGAACTTGGCGTGGTGTTTTTCAACGTACCAGAAAAGTTACGCATGCCAGAATCCAACCTTAAAGTCAAACGAAGCATTGAAGAGGCCTCTTTGACTTTACAGTATCTTAACAAACTGGGACTGAAGCCAGAGCCTCTCTTTCGAGTTGTCAGCAACACCATTGAACCCATTACTCTGTTCCACAAGATGGGAGTGGGCAGGCTGGATATGTATGTTCTCAATCCTGTCAAGGAAAGCAAAGAGATGCAGTTCCTCATGCAAAGGTGGGCTGGCAACAGTAAGGCCAAAACTGGTATTGTGTTGCCAAATGGAAAAGAAGGAGAAATATCAGTGCCCTACCTGACATCAGTTACTGCCTTAGTTGTCTGGCTTCCCGCAAACCCGTCAGAAAAGATTGTCAGAGTTCTCTTTCCAGGAAATGCACCCCAAAACAAAATCCTGGAAGGCCTGGAAAAGTTAAAGCACCTTGACTTTTTGCGTTATCCTGTAGCTACACAAAAAGATATTGCATCAGGAGCTCCTCCCTCTGTCGTAAAACAGACAAAGTTAAAACAAAGGGCCGACAGCAAAGAGAGCCTAAAATCTTCCCCAAAGACCACCACAAAGCTCAACAAGGAAAAGGTAGAAGGACAAGATGATGTGGTAGTCGGTACCGAGACAAAGAGTCTATCTGTGAAAGAAAATGTATCTGTGAAAAAAGATCAGAAAAAGCCCATCAAAACCATCAAAACTAAAACTGACAtgccagagaagaagaaacTTCTGAAAGAAAAATCCATGAAAAAACACTCCAAGGAAAGGGTGTCAAAGATGGAtgagaaaaaagacaaggaGAAAAAAGAGatcaagaaaataaagaaagacGAGTCTTCCAAAAAAGATGAGAAGAAAGATGTGAAGTCCAAAGAGGACAAGAAGAAAGAGACATCTAAACCTGAGCTGAGAAAAATAGCAAAGCCTGACCTCAAACCTCTCACGCCAGAAGTCCGAAAGACTTTACACAAAGCTAAAGTGTCAAGTAAAACAAAGactggaaaaacaaaaccagTGAAGGCTGAAGCAGCTGAACCAAAGCCAGAGGAACCAAAGACTTGCGAAGGAAAAGAAAGCAGAACAGAAAGCATTCAACTGGAGCCAGCATGTAATAGAGGCACATTTGGTCCCTCAACTGAAGATCTCACCGAGGATTTTCAACGGACCAAAACTGAAGCTGTAGCTGATCTAGCAGAGCCATCAGGCAATGATGTGGTTACTCTGCAGATGACTGCTCAAAGCCTTACCCAAGAGAAGCCAGCAGAAGCACCAGAAACTGAACTCCTGTCGGCGATAGAGCCTCCTGATAAGGAGCTACCAGTACCACTGAAAGTTGGGGGAGAGGCGaaatatgatgataacaaaGACATGGAAGAGACAGAAATGTTTGAGGATGAGGGAGCTGCATCCCAGGATGAGGAGGATGGCGAAGAAGAGGCCGCAACTGCTGAGGCAAagagtgaggaagaggaggatatGGGCAttggagaagaagaagacgagtTCCAATTGAAGGAGCATGATGGTATCGACAGAAAAAGTGAGACTGAAGAAATGAAGGTTAACacaaaagaggaggaagaggacgaaGAGCCAGTTGAAAAGGCTgaactggaggaggtggaaGATCTCGACGTGATAGCAGATGAAGAGCTCAGCAGCGAAGGTGTGGCTGAAGAACCAATGGTCGGTGAGAGTAAAATAGACACCTTGACCACAGCCCAacatgaagaagaggaggaggaagacggcTACCTTTCACATGTGGGAGGGGCAACAGCTCCCATAACCACAGTTGCACAAGGAGTCGTAGAGCCCATCTCCTATATCCAAGACGAGACCATTCCAGGCTACTCTGAGACAGAACAAACCATTTCTGATGAGGAAATCCATGAGGAAGCAGAGGAGAAGATACCACACCTTCAATATGACGTTTGCATGTATGACATCTCAGTTCCAGATGAAACTGGGTCATTTGTAAACATTCAGGGCATGAGGGAGATGCAAGCTACAGCCATGGGGACTGGGAAAGCTTCCATCCCAGGCGTGCAGGAGCAGCTATCAATGTTCACCAACATCTTCACTGCCCCTCTAGCGGAAGAAGAGCATGTGTCCTCTGCAACGTCCATCACAGAGTATGACAAACTGTCCTCTCTCCCCACTTCTATTGCCGAAGACCAGTCTGTTGCGTCCACTGTAGCGCCTGAAGAACCAGTCAAAATCAGATCTACTGATGCAACTCGAGAGAAAGAGCTTCTCTCATCCGGAACGCTTTCACCGTCGTCTCTTGAAGAGAAGTCTCCTTCTGCTGACTTACAGCTTCCTCTTGAAGAAACAAAGATGGCTGTTAAGGCTCCTGTtttccatgatgatgatgacgaggaagaagaggaagatcaAACTCCTAATATAGATATCTCACTAGAAAAACTCCAGGAGGGCTATGCTTCATCGCAAATAATAAAGAGACAAGACAAAGATGTTGAAAAGCATCCGGACTCTTCATCTCCTGTTTCCAAGTCTCTAGAAGAGGACAAACCAGTCCACAGTCCACCAGCTGAGGAGGAGAGTGTAGCTGTGGTGGCCCCAAAAGGTGATTCATCAGTTATTCCTACCAGGCCGTTTGGTTCAGACTCAGTAACCTCAGAGAGTGAGGAACGTTGTTTCAGTCCTGATGACATCACTGTGAAAATGGCATCCCCGACTCAGTCCGGACCACCTAGTGCCACTCATTCTCCTCGTCATTCAACAGTTGGAGCATTCCCAGATTTGGAACTCCCGATGCTTGCCAGCACAACTGAAGACCAAACCTTCAAGGACAGGGAAGTAGTTGAAAAAGACATAAAGCAGGAACTGCATGCCGTTGAAGTTTCAGCATTGTCAGATGAAACATTTGACAAGGACTTGAAGGAGGTTGTACCTGTCAAAGAGCCAGAAAAAGGCAAGCAGACAGAAACAACGATAACAGAAGCATCTTCAACCAAAGTTCAACCACCTTTGTCAGGATCGGCTTCTCCCACCTTATATCAACAAACATATAAGGAAAATAAAGCACTGTCACATGCTCACTCTGCAGAAAGAGACACCGATTTGCTTGATGGTGATGAAAATAAGAAGAAAGATGGTGAAGGCGGCGATAGATCTGAAGTTACAACCATTCTTGCAGCGGAACCAAAAGACAAGGAGAACGATAAACATGCCTCCGAACTGCAAGAACTGAAGCATGACCAGAAATCCGAATCTGCACTGCAGGAAGATGTTTGCACTGTTGAAGCCATAACAGATCAAAAGTTCGAGAAAGTTGCTCATACTTACAATGTTAAACCTGTGAAAGAAGGTGATGATGGTGCCATGAAAGGCGATGTTAAAGAGCTGGCAAAGGATACAACTGCTGTTGCTGAATTTCccaaagaagaaatgggaggtgAAGACTCGGACCTCAAAATCACAAGTGAAGTTACAACGACACAAACTGCTGTGACTGGGAGTAAAATGATGAAACAAAAGGAGAGCAACGAGGAGGGAACGTTTGACTTCATGGCGGCAAAACCTGAAGAAAAGCAGATTCAAAGTGTCCACCTCACGGTGCTGGCAAAAGATGTGATGGAGGAAGAGGCAGAAGAGAATACATCCCTCACAGAGCCTTGTGAGGATGAAAAACAAGAGAGGATTGAAAAGGAAGATATTCTATTTACTCAACTCACCAAAGAAGACAGTGTTTGTACTGCTTCATCATCGACTGTTGAGCACATTACTGCCAAAGTGAAAGATCAGGAGCTGGAGGAAGATATTCATTTGAAAGACGATCATCTTTCGGACGGACTAGCAAAATCACAACAATCACTAGTAAAAAAGGATGTCAAAGAAACAGAAAAGGCGTTGGGTGCCCTTTCTGAAGATAAAGTCAGCATAGATGACACCGTGCAAGATTATGTTTGTGCTGTTAAAGTCATGGAAAAGGATGAGGATAAGGTGGACACCTTCCCTGTCCAACCATCCAGGGAGAAAGAGGTGACAACTGTGGATCAAAGGGTTGGCATCGAATCTATGGGAGAAGAAAGAGATCCAGAAACAATTAAAGGTGGAATAGCTACCAAATCCACTCCAGCGGAGGAATGTAAATAttcttttgatgtaaaacaaaccaTAGAAGTGGACAAGAAGGTTGATTTGGAAGAAAAAGTCAACAAGGAAGAAGCTAAAGAGACACAGAAGGATGAAGCTTATGATGAACAGATCAAGCTTGATGgtgagaaaaatgaaaaaactgaagaaaagaCTGATAGCTCTGGTGTTGTGTCTGATGTAGCTGAGAAAGAGGAGATGCAAAAAGATGTCAATGTTACATGTGTCCAAACTATGGAGGATGAAAAGCAGGAAAAGAGTGCTGTTAGCGACATACAGAGTGAAATACCAGAGACTAAAAAGCTGAAAGAAGATGACACCTCTGTTGGCAAAGTATTTcttgatgcaaaagacaaacaAACGGAAACAGATAGCACCAAAACCGAAAAGGACAACATAGTAGAGCATATGGAGAATGTAAAAGAGATAAAGGTAAAAGCTGAAGATCTCAATGAGAAATTGAAAGATGTAGTAATTGAAGATGATGAGTCCGGACTGTGTCCGAGTAGAGACAAACATGACTCAAAGAAGGAGTCATATCCTCCGTGTAACACCCAACAGGTTATAATGAAGCATGATTCTACTTCGGAGGCTGATGTTAAGACAGATGATGAGGTTGTCCATTCTGTAGCCCAAGCCATGGAAGAAGAGACTGATACCAAGAAGATGCTTGAAGAAACCTCTTACAAACTGACTGCAGCTTCCAGAGAGGAGGATGCACTGGTGGAAAAACAGCAGGAATCCATGGAAGTTTCATCACGTAAAGACCAGCAAGCAGTGCATCCTGACATTTGTGAGTCCCTTCACAAGCAGGAAAAACAGCGTGACGAAGGAGCTAAGGCC from Dunckerocampus dactyliophorus isolate RoL2022-P2 chromosome 5, RoL_Ddac_1.1, whole genome shotgun sequence encodes the following:
- the map1ab gene encoding microtubule-associated protein 1B translates to MAMESSPGRVAMEMPVRGALPVVEEDEGSCFPPLHGFEERLRYRGDGGGGRRRRRGVPFNRAGYYMLVVIGEIGTEYQLDAARAHIESGIRSWDVDLNCCDLEQQLQLFITRHSAHFSSDIKGQRTLYHRSDVLETVVLVNPSQDTVVSEIQYLITDSAGHKLLILSGHSSDHGGLLLQTGVFTYETFASIIADPAVSEILGPSIPKQQATLTVSCHGEVGWSSLGQQQTLREFLQYKLNPELVVPKMEGVTEFTEYISATVDVPSPFDLLEPPTSGGFLKLSKPCCYIFPGGRGDSALFAVNGFNILVDGGSERKSCFWKLVRHLDRIDSILLTHIGADNLPGINGILQRKIAEQEEEKSQGSTNYSTWIKNLISPELGVVFFNVPEKLRMPESNLKVKRSIEEASLTLQYLNKLGLKPEPLFRVVSNTIEPITLFHKMGVGRLDMYVLNPVKESKEMQFLMQRWAGNSKAKTGIVLPNGKEGEISVPYLTSVTALVVWLPANPSEKIVRVLFPGNAPQNKILEGLEKLKHLDFLRYPVATQKDIASGAPPSVVKQTKLKQRADSKESLKSSPKTTTKLNKEKVEGQDDVVVGTETKSLSVKENVSVKKDQKKPIKTIKTKTDMPEKKKLLKEKSMKKHSKERVSKMDEKKDKEKKEIKKIKKDESSKKDEKKDVKSKEDKKKETSKPELRKIAKPDLKPLTPEVRKTLHKAKVSSKTKTGKTKPVKAEAAEPKPEEPKTCEGKESRTESIQLEPACNRGTFGPSTEDLTEDFQRTKTEAVADLAEPSGNDVVTLQMTAQSLTQEKPAEAPETELLSAIEPPDKELPVPLKVGGEAKYDDNKDMEETEMFEDEGAASQDEEDGEEEAATAEAKSEEEEDMGIGEEEDEFQLKEHDGIDRKSETEEMKVNTKEEEEDEEPVEKAELEEVEDLDVIADEELSSEGVAEEPMVGESKIDTLTTAQHEEEEEEDGYLSHVGGATAPITTVAQGVVEPISYIQDETIPGYSETEQTISDEEIHEEAEEKIPHLQYDVCMYDISVPDETGSFVNIQGMREMQATAMGTGKASIPGVQEQLSMFTNIFTAPLAEEEHVSSATSITEYDKLSSLPTSIAEDQSVASTVAPEEPVKIRSTDATREKELLSSGTLSPSSLEEKSPSADLQLPLEETKMAVKAPVFHDDDDEEEEEDQTPNIDISLEKLQEGYASSQIIKRQDKDVEKHPDSSSPVSKSLEEDKPVHSPPAEEESVAVVAPKGDSSVIPTRPFGSDSVTSESEERCFSPDDITVKMASPTQSGPPSATHSPRHSTVGAFPDLELPMLASTTEDQTFKDREVVEKDIKQELHAVEVSALSDETFDKDLKEVVPVKEPEKGKQTETTITEASSTKVQPPLSGSASPTLYQQTYKENKALSHAHSAERDTDLLDGDENKKKDGEGGDRSEVTTILAAEPKDKENDKHASELQELKHDQKSESALQEDVCTVEAITDQKFEKVAHTYNVKPVKEGDDGAMKGDVKELAKDTTAVAEFPKEEMGGEDSDLKITSEVTTTQTAVTGSKMMKQKESNEEGTFDFMAAKPEEKQIQSVHLTVLAKDVMEEEAEENTSLTEPCEDEKQERIEKEDILFTQLTKEDSVCTASSSTVEHITAKVKDQELEEDIHLKDDHLSDGLAKSQQSLVKKDVKETEKALGALSEDKVSIDDTVQDYVCAVKVMEKDEDKVDTFPVQPSREKEVTTVDQRVGIESMGEERDPETIKGGIATKSTPAEECKYSFDVKQTIEVDKKVDLEEKVNKEEAKETQKDEAYDEQIKLDGEKNEKTEEKTDSSGVVSDVAEKEEMQKDVNVTCVQTMEDEKQEKSAVSDIQSEIPETKKLKEDDTSVGKVFLDAKDKQTETDSTKTEKDNIVEHMENVKEIKVKAEDLNEKLKDVVIEDDESGLCPSRDKHDSKKESYPPCNTQQVIMKHDSTSEADVKTDDEVVHSVAQAMEEETDTKKMLEETSYKLTAASREEDALVEKQQESMEVSSRKDQQAVHPDICESLHKQEKQRDEGAKAIISASEKKEKEKDDSHIAELNKEKKMEKEQEKEMTCETEELQEQETKADKTEKMKESSSSDMKVEDISEKEQSEAKVEKWEREELQEKDLDKTSKQSAQTAFTEAALGSKSDYKPNFQVQSSEEEREDEEEEYICMGSRPLSVELRKSEDDTMSQTARSSDQIKQSTPGQTIIVIPTLTMQEPSLDEDVKDVLTEELILSSHTAETGTPAPIAHPEPSFTSDTTSIPKQEPLFDVSDSKTKQDSSLTETKPELSAISSAENRSTGSPATDQPQISSETMVKSEQEDKPVKEAEREMEGEREVASPGFSQPCSYFLLDKDSDDSGPTEKGASKESTDNARGGLKDENKSFAASKYEPYEKPIFKDPGTREETDVFPSHTSEISMDDNRRASQTEAAMFQPGDQVKKEPVYLSRVDGSPLSESHQRASPKHEDREKGQEEESVREEKPDMPLAGNSFSAINMQDNKMSQESYSPKEDKPEKSEKEKGDVKEGTSGAFQRGERDDTLFGAATHSTGPPSGEEFSDVSDDASATSAGHEKDMEKKEKEKSAEFLKDRMEFSDHKDSPSGRQSPAEKDSLPPGASCSGREVQGNRSRTGSASSCIEQQIDDNIRASDISQSVSEFPIGKENLIGTRLLVEGEDFSVGDDEDEDDEEDDLSDVDMEKGAREQSEKETCRSSSDDNVTLTYSEDSNKTSPEVSFLKAEIPSKVSPDDASDNEASEMSKQDTSKKFASGDTNRLEKEDFCGATPADMTTLSDTKSESETTPSPGTSPCLGTQTKEVKDENLISPQPTTQKKLSIAEDVASSEVQQSKKKDEDKASLAPQSSVLTRDPCPSSPTSNVISSSAPSDQPTSTAMPASDLVALQAGSYADIGQSGPRGHAEHFQIEFSEVDQKDQHYITQPVRLSDEEYYQRDTQEQNLTTRQSSDLTAKKEDEVLTSTTLASSSSTSDTTPFSSSGPLSQQLEDKPFVSVSSRLAQEVPSFNSGFLSSASGGLQTDEYMEVMTKHTEEYFQSEETKMPPLQHTDTSKLAEMSFTSQACFDVSPQRAEPDDRGSQQTKHDKDPAPLQYDPECQKMEVVTQTAQHAALGSSASCAMNTSCAITDLPRAEEGKEKSEKISGAEKEEKTIDSKVEKEISKTAEGQAEARSLVEKLCKDSAELIKPSEPKMSENEDTKKEDGEAKSPEEKEGFLDKLQERLEVRRKSSISDWELLQRPDDFPSAPPPGYGDQEEKATEAFEWMASIHGASLLSPKATSSTEASSKAKTYRPSNLNTSSTSPSPLVDSSYEYKQRKGELSPSFINPSPHQFSGDEGEEDNRSDHSQEERDADHEQRSLKRKSHKQKRHTHGDAGHQFSCAASHGLTGTLAGEETPPTSVSESLPSQSDSDVPPGTEECPSITAEGNLDSDEEAEHLPVDKLSASGAASGQRPPITGAAQKTHDPFPTSTKDPPPQPPHPDVCMVDPEAFLLDASSTEKLPRKDHKTTRSLRKAKPKSASPVRKGEVRKRSSTPVKQAHKDSASPRSTSLRRKDPERSSKLVKMSENQGSRSDILNPGKGLVNGVKSGAGNNSQKTTSAVPPGPPVYVDLAYVPNHCSAKNVDQEFFKRVRAAYYVVSGNDPSGGEPSRTVLDALLEGKSQWGSNLQVTLIPTHDTEVTRDWYQQTHERQQDLNIMVLASSSTVVMQDESFPACKIEF